A single genomic interval of Mucilaginibacter robiniae harbors:
- a CDS encoding head GIN domain-containing protein, with translation MKSLSYFLLAASLLTGTGQTFAKPISTSKTYSYDTQDRHLSGFHAIEVAGSYDVYIVQSNTESVKVEADADDMDRMVTEVNNGVLKIYTKNNKGWNWSWNSGSHKRVVYVSVRNITAIALTGSGDVYFKDGIRTNNLTLKLTGSGDLYGRLDVTNLQSSIVGSGDIKISGRAENSEVSVVGSGDFTASNLATVNTVVKVRGSGDAVVNANQQLDAAVSGSGDIRYSGNVKQVSSSKFGSGSISRM, from the coding sequence ATGAAATCACTTTCCTACTTTTTGTTAGCTGCATCTTTACTAACAGGCACCGGTCAAACTTTTGCTAAACCTATAAGTACAAGCAAAACTTACAGCTATGATACGCAAGACCGGCATTTAAGCGGTTTTCACGCCATTGAGGTAGCCGGATCGTACGATGTGTATATTGTGCAGAGCAATACTGAATCAGTAAAGGTAGAAGCTGATGCCGATGATATGGATCGTATGGTAACAGAAGTCAACAATGGTGTGTTAAAGATTTACACTAAAAATAATAAAGGTTGGAACTGGAGCTGGAACTCGGGCAGTCACAAACGTGTGGTTTATGTATCGGTTCGTAATATCACTGCTATTGCCTTAACTGGTTCTGGTGATGTATATTTTAAAGATGGCATTCGTACCAACAACTTGACCCTGAAACTAACTGGTTCTGGTGATTTATATGGCCGTTTAGATGTTACTAACCTGCAAAGCAGCATTGTAGGTTCTGGTGATATAAAAATATCCGGTCGTGCTGAAAACTCGGAAGTATCAGTAGTTGGCAGTGGTGATTTTACAGCCAGCAATTTAGCTACGGTCAATACCGTAGTAAAAGTACGTGGTTCGGGCGATGCAGTAGTAAATGCTAATCAGCAATTAGATGCCGCTGTATCTGGTTCAGGCGATATACGTTACTCCGGCAACGTTAAACAAGTAAGCTCTTCCAAATTCGGCAGTGGCAGCATTAGCCGAATGTAA
- a CDS encoding FAD-dependent oxidoreductase has protein sequence MLFKNKKVAILGAGPVGLTMARLLQQEGIEVTVYERDKDAQARIWGGTLDLHKSSGQKAMEKAGLLEQYYAMALPMGIIMADEQGKILSTRETTPENQFDNPEINRNTLRTLLLDSLTCDTVVWDSKCTKLEEYDGKWLLHFENKPNATADFVIGANGGMSTIRGYITDTEVEDTGTFIIQGDVPQPEIQCPEFYQLCDGYRLMTAHQGNLLVANPNNNGVLTYGVIFRKPEDWASDSGLYFQNTNSIRAFLSNRFSGWDERYQQLFRATSYFWGLPTRKLPLDQPWKNDRSLPITLIGDAAHLMPPFAGQGVNTGLVDALTLAENLSSGKYETIQDAIKDYEQRMFVYATEAQLESSKNEIEMRHPDFSFQKFIH, from the coding sequence ATGTTATTTAAAAATAAAAAAGTAGCTATTCTTGGTGCTGGTCCAGTAGGGCTGACAATGGCCCGACTGTTACAGCAAGAAGGTATAGAGGTAACTGTTTATGAAAGAGATAAAGACGCACAAGCCAGAATTTGGGGCGGTACACTCGACTTGCATAAAAGTTCGGGGCAAAAAGCTATGGAAAAAGCCGGTTTATTGGAACAGTACTATGCCATGGCCTTACCTATGGGAATAATCATGGCCGACGAACAAGGCAAAATATTGTCCACAAGAGAAACTACGCCAGAAAATCAGTTTGATAATCCAGAGATAAACAGGAACACTTTAAGAACTCTGTTGCTCGATAGTTTAACCTGCGATACTGTTGTTTGGGATAGCAAATGTACAAAGCTTGAAGAGTACGATGGAAAATGGTTGTTGCATTTTGAAAATAAGCCTAATGCAACTGCTGATTTTGTTATCGGGGCCAATGGAGGCATGTCTACAATAAGAGGTTACATTACGGATACTGAAGTTGAAGATACCGGAACTTTTATCATACAAGGAGATGTGCCTCAACCTGAAATACAATGCCCGGAATTTTATCAATTATGCGATGGTTACAGATTAATGACCGCACATCAAGGTAATTTGTTAGTAGCAAACCCCAACAACAACGGTGTATTAACTTATGGCGTAATTTTTAGAAAGCCTGAAGACTGGGCAAGTGATAGTGGATTATACTTCCAAAATACAAACAGCATTCGTGCCTTTCTTTCTAACAGGTTCTCTGGTTGGGATGAACGTTACCAGCAATTATTCCGTGCCACATCTTATTTTTGGGGATTGCCAACCAGAAAGCTGCCATTAGATCAACCTTGGAAAAATGATCGCTCTTTACCCATAACGCTTATTGGGGATGCTGCACATTTAATGCCGCCTTTTGCAGGCCAAGGAGTAAATACCGGGCTGGTGGATGCGTTAACTTTAGCTGAGAACCTTAGCAGCGGAAAGTACGAAACTATACAGGATGCCATCAAAGATTACGAGCAACGAATGTTTGTTTATGCAACAGAAGCACAACTTGAATCAAGCAAGAACGAGATAGAGATGCGTCATCCTGACTTCTCTTTTCAAAAGTTTATTCACTAA
- a CDS encoding FAD-dependent monooxygenase, whose amino-acid sequence MNKLGYKVTVVEIANEPRTSGTPVDVCGTAVNVAKRMQMFEQIKSNKLNLEAVEFKNSDDVTEGSIVLKSENIQHAGQDEHLEIERDKMIAILFDALKSNVEFIFGTSITALEETKDDIQAIFTNGSKRAFDLVLGCDGSHSRVRKIWFGHEAEHTHFLGIYFSISIVNKTLIKDNTMQMYNVPDKAIMLNAYNSKTDITFCFFSEQEISYDYRDAGQQRKFIEEQFSKQSWRTTELLEEVKHSENFYFDKLCQIKMPSWTNGRVALIGDAGYCASPASGMGASLAMVGAATLADALEKHSENFELAFQDYNKNLRPFVEEVQATAQMNVNKSFIPRTEEAIRKRNLQTTPF is encoded by the coding sequence ATGAATAAATTAGGTTACAAGGTAACTGTTGTTGAAATAGCAAACGAACCTCGAACCAGTGGTACGCCCGTTGATGTTTGTGGAACAGCGGTAAATGTTGCAAAAAGGATGCAAATGTTTGAACAAATTAAATCAAACAAACTAAATCTGGAAGCAGTGGAATTCAAGAATTCAGACGATGTTACCGAAGGATCAATAGTGCTAAAAAGCGAGAATATACAACATGCCGGTCAGGATGAGCATCTTGAAATTGAGCGTGATAAAATGATAGCCATTTTGTTTGATGCTTTAAAAAGTAATGTGGAGTTTATCTTCGGTACTAGTATAACAGCGTTAGAGGAAACAAAAGATGATATACAAGCCATTTTCACAAACGGCTCCAAGCGTGCATTTGATCTGGTATTAGGCTGCGATGGTTCACATTCGCGCGTAAGGAAAATCTGGTTTGGTCACGAAGCAGAACACACCCATTTTTTGGGAATATACTTTTCTATCAGCATCGTGAATAAAACCTTGATTAAAGATAATACGATGCAAATGTATAATGTGCCTGATAAAGCAATTATGCTGAATGCTTACAACAGCAAGACTGATATTACTTTTTGTTTCTTTTCAGAACAAGAAATTTCATACGATTACCGTGATGCCGGGCAACAAAGAAAGTTTATTGAGGAGCAGTTTTCTAAGCAGAGTTGGAGAACCACAGAGTTGCTGGAAGAAGTAAAGCATTCAGAAAATTTCTATTTTGATAAACTGTGTCAAATAAAAATGCCATCGTGGACGAATGGCAGGGTAGCTTTAATAGGTGATGCTGGTTATTGTGCTTCACCCGCTTCAGGTATGGGTGCATCACTGGCAATGGTTGGTGCTGCAACCTTAGCTGATGCTTTAGAAAAGCACAGTGAAAATTTTGAACTAGCGTTTCAGGATTATAACAAAAACTTACGTCCGTTTGTGGAGGAAGTGCAAGCCACTGCTCAAATGAATGTAAACAAATCTTTTATTCCCAGAACCGAAGAGGCTATTCGGAAAAGAAATTTGCAAACAACACCTTTTTAA
- a CDS encoding AraC family transcriptional regulator, with protein sequence MQYQKIESPEELRDTIQSFWYTSIDFEELPSGFEILPDGYVEIVFLFGSPCSISTNEGLQLLPSPFLMGLLGQPVLLHAKSRVEVVGIKCFPWTVFDLLGLPSGKGGVRIFTHPIAELEATLNTFIQAGEINEALAHVKNYFLNKRLQIATNSMLFKAGVAMREKNGTLPVSQVAAAAHATIRTLERKFKQSSGYTVKDVSGLMRFEQIRNHLWFYPDSNLVSLAHELGYTDQAHLSREFKRYSGATPAAFARKVKSDKQAISKNFVAFIQA encoded by the coding sequence ATGCAATATCAAAAAATTGAATCTCCTGAAGAGCTGCGGGATACTATACAATCTTTTTGGTACACCAGCATAGATTTTGAAGAACTACCATCAGGTTTTGAGATATTACCTGATGGCTATGTAGAAATTGTTTTCCTTTTTGGAAGCCCATGTAGCATATCTACTAATGAAGGCTTGCAACTATTACCATCACCGTTTTTGATGGGTTTGCTAGGGCAGCCAGTTCTTTTGCATGCGAAAAGTAGGGTAGAAGTGGTTGGCATCAAATGCTTTCCCTGGACAGTATTTGATTTGCTTGGTCTGCCGTCTGGTAAAGGCGGAGTACGCATCTTTACGCATCCCATCGCCGAGCTTGAAGCTACGCTGAATACGTTCATTCAAGCTGGCGAGATTAATGAAGCGCTCGCTCATGTAAAGAATTATTTCTTGAACAAACGGTTACAAATTGCTACCAACAGTATGCTATTTAAAGCGGGAGTTGCGATGCGAGAAAAAAATGGTACCCTGCCGGTAAGCCAAGTAGCAGCAGCGGCTCATGCAACAATTCGTACGCTGGAAAGAAAGTTCAAGCAATCTTCTGGCTATACAGTTAAAGATGTATCTGGCCTTATGCGCTTTGAACAAATACGAAATCATTTATGGTTTTATCCGGATTCAAACCTGGTTAGCTTGGCTCATGAACTGGGCTATACTGATCAAGCCCATCTAAGCCGGGAGTTTAAGCGCTATAGCGGTGCTACGCCAGCAGCCTTCGCGCGAAAAGTAAAGAGCGATAAACAAGCTATAAGCAAAAATTTTGTCGCGTTTATACAAGCCTGA
- the aroC gene encoding chorismate synthase, whose product MAGNTFGQVFRITTFGESHGEAIGVIIDGCPAQLPIDLEFIQTELDRRKPGQSKITTQRKESDTVKILSGIFEGKTTGTPIAMLIPNEDQRSKDYSHNQDVFRPSHADYTYQTKYGIRDHRGGGRSSARETAARVAAGAVAKLLLKTQGIDVLAHVSSVGKIDAPNINITTADEFIAQRENNIVRCADPATAEEMIACIDSIRKQGDTIGGKVNCTILNCPVGLGEPVFDKLHADLGKAMLSINAVHGFEYGSGFTGSEMLGSEHNDVFVHGNAGQVKTLTNFSGGVQGGISNGMSIEFKVAFKPVATIMHSQNTVDAEGNAAQIQGKGRHDPCVVPRAVPIVEAMAALVLADHLLRNRTSVL is encoded by the coding sequence ATGGCAGGTAATACATTCGGACAAGTTTTTCGTATCACAACCTTTGGCGAGTCGCACGGCGAAGCCATTGGGGTTATTATTGATGGTTGTCCGGCTCAGTTGCCTATTGATCTGGAATTTATACAAACGGAACTGGACCGGCGTAAACCGGGACAATCCAAAATTACTACCCAGCGTAAGGAAAGTGATACGGTGAAAATTTTATCGGGTATTTTTGAAGGTAAAACTACGGGAACACCAATTGCTATGCTGATACCGAACGAAGATCAGCGCTCGAAAGATTATAGCCATAATCAGGATGTGTTTCGCCCTTCTCATGCCGATTATACTTACCAAACCAAGTACGGCATACGCGACCATCGGGGTGGTGGCCGTTCGTCGGCGCGTGAAACAGCAGCTCGTGTAGCGGCTGGTGCAGTGGCTAAGCTGTTGTTGAAAACTCAAGGTATTGATGTGCTGGCACATGTAAGCAGCGTGGGTAAAATAGATGCCCCTAATATCAATATTACTACAGCTGATGAATTTATAGCACAACGTGAAAACAACATTGTGCGTTGTGCTGATCCGGCTACTGCCGAAGAAATGATAGCGTGCATTGACAGCATCCGTAAGCAGGGAGATACTATTGGCGGTAAAGTAAACTGTACCATATTAAATTGTCCCGTAGGTTTGGGCGAGCCAGTGTTTGATAAGCTGCATGCCGACTTAGGTAAAGCTATGTTAAGTATTAATGCGGTACATGGTTTTGAATATGGTTCAGGCTTTACTGGTAGCGAAATGTTAGGTTCAGAGCATAACGATGTTTTTGTGCATGGCAATGCCGGACAAGTAAAAACCTTAACTAACTTTTCGGGCGGAGTACAAGGAGGCATTAGTAACGGGATGTCTATAGAATTTAAAGTAGCTTTTAAACCTGTGGCTACTATTATGCATAGCCAAAATACAGTTGATGCCGAAGGTAATGCAGCCCAAATACAAGGTAAGGGCCGGCATGATCCTTGTGTAGTACCGCGTGCTGTGCCTATTGTAGAGGCTATGGCCGCTTTAGTACTGGCCGATCATTTGCTGCGAAACCGTACCTCAGTGTTGTAA
- a CDS encoding pyridoxal-phosphate dependent enzyme, whose protein sequence is MWHNNILETIGNTPMVKLNKVTKDIKATVLAKIETTNPGNSIKDRMALKMIEDAEKDGRLKPGGTIIEGTSGNTGMGLAIAAVIKGYKCIFTSTDKQSKEKFDALRAFGAEVIVCPTNVEPEDPRSYYSVSSRLEKEVPNSWKPNQYDNLSNTQANYEQTGPEIWEQTEGKITHLVVGVGTGGTISGTARFLKEKNPNIQVLGIDTYGSVFKKYKETGIFDKNEIYPYITEGIGEDFLPQNVDFSVIDHFEKVTDKDAALMTREIALKEGIFAGNSTGSAVAGALQMKDRFKEGDMVVIIFPDHGTRYLGKMYNEDWLRERGFLKDEKLTAREIIRKKESSEIITIPSDKTVLEAINTIKTLNISQIPVTQQGMVIGKITESDILDALLENPALKSQPVQTITTKPFPFIDLNTSIDKISSMINKDNIAVLVEDEQGNIEIITQYDIINAISA, encoded by the coding sequence ATGTGGCATAACAATATACTGGAAACCATAGGTAATACGCCAATGGTAAAGCTGAATAAGGTAACTAAAGATATTAAGGCAACTGTGCTGGCTAAAATTGAAACTACCAATCCTGGTAACTCTATTAAAGACCGTATGGCGCTTAAGATGATTGAGGATGCCGAGAAAGATGGCCGTCTGAAACCAGGTGGTACCATCATTGAAGGTACATCAGGCAATACGGGTATGGGATTGGCTATTGCAGCTGTTATCAAAGGTTACAAATGTATTTTTACCAGTACCGATAAGCAATCCAAAGAAAAGTTTGATGCTTTGCGCGCCTTTGGCGCCGAGGTAATTGTGTGCCCGACCAATGTGGAGCCAGAAGATCCACGTTCGTATTACTCAGTATCATCAAGGCTAGAAAAAGAAGTACCTAATTCTTGGAAGCCTAACCAGTATGATAACTTATCAAACACGCAGGCTAATTATGAGCAAACTGGCCCTGAAATATGGGAACAAACCGAGGGTAAAATTACACACTTGGTGGTAGGTGTGGGTACAGGTGGTACCATATCCGGTACAGCTCGTTTTCTGAAAGAGAAAAACCCCAACATTCAAGTGTTAGGGATTGATACCTATGGTTCCGTATTTAAGAAGTACAAGGAAACTGGCATTTTTGATAAAAATGAAATTTACCCTTATATAACCGAAGGGATAGGTGAAGACTTTTTACCGCAGAACGTAGATTTCAGTGTTATTGACCATTTTGAAAAAGTAACCGATAAAGATGCCGCTTTAATGACTCGCGAAATTGCGCTGAAAGAAGGCATTTTTGCTGGCAACTCTACTGGGTCGGCTGTGGCTGGCGCTTTACAGATGAAAGATCGGTTCAAGGAAGGTGATATGGTCGTAATTATTTTCCCGGATCACGGTACACGTTACTTAGGTAAAATGTACAATGAAGATTGGCTGCGCGAACGAGGTTTCTTGAAAGACGAAAAGTTAACCGCCCGCGAAATTATCCGCAAAAAAGAAAGCTCTGAAATCATTACCATCCCGAGTGATAAAACGGTGTTGGAAGCTATCAATACTATTAAAACGCTTAATATTTCGCAAATACCAGTTACGCAACAAGGTATGGTAATTGGTAAAATTACAGAAAGCGATATATTGGATGCCTTGCTGGAAAACCCAGCATTAAAATCACAACCGGTACAAACTATTACTACTAAGCCATTCCCTTTTATTGATTTGAATACTTCGATTGATAAAATATCCAGCATGATTAATAAAGATAACATCGCTGTGTTGGTAGAGGATGAACAAGGAAATATTGAGATCATCACTCAATATGATATCATAAACGCTATATCGGCATAA
- a CDS encoding DUF2490 domain-containing protein: MRKILLSAFIIVQLLNGNRVKAQRQEFSGWGAYFHTQKFSKHWGALFDAQFRSADEIKYLKHPLIRPALSYYFNPNQLASVGYLFTGTYNHAPEGNTFRREHRSFEQFIHNHKVNTSIAVQHRFRLEQRYVDQLQEKDAFFAQRFRYFVRGVVPFKKESTFNKGAFVGLQNEVFANVQNRDKVNGSIFDQNRAYVALGYRVSKQFDVEAGYLNQFINQVEQNTMNHILQVALYTRLGF, translated from the coding sequence ATGAGGAAAATATTATTATCTGCTTTTATAATTGTTCAGTTGTTGAATGGCAATCGCGTGAAGGCGCAGCGCCAAGAGTTTTCGGGATGGGGCGCTTATTTTCATACCCAAAAGTTTTCTAAACACTGGGGAGCCTTGTTTGATGCTCAGTTCCGCTCGGCAGATGAAATAAAGTATTTGAAGCATCCCTTAATTCGTCCGGCTTTAAGTTATTACTTCAACCCTAACCAGTTAGCTTCGGTAGGATATTTATTTACCGGCACCTATAACCATGCACCAGAGGGAAATACCTTCAGGCGTGAACACCGTTCTTTTGAACAATTTATACACAATCATAAAGTAAATACCAGCATAGCTGTACAACATCGTTTCAGGTTAGAACAACGCTATGTAGATCAATTACAGGAAAAAGATGCTTTTTTTGCTCAGCGTTTCCGGTACTTTGTACGTGGCGTGGTGCCGTTTAAAAAGGAATCTACTTTTAACAAAGGTGCTTTTGTAGGCTTGCAGAATGAAGTGTTTGCCAATGTTCAGAATCGCGATAAGGTAAATGGAAGCATCTTCGATCAAAATCGCGCCTATGTAGCTTTAGGTTATCGGGTAAGCAAACAGTTTGATGTGGAAGCTGGTTACTTGAACCAATTTATCAACCAAGTAGAGCAAAACACCATGAACCATATATTGCAGGTGGCTTTATACACCCGTTTAGGATTTTAA
- a CDS encoding M1 family metallopeptidase, producing MKLKTIFFGAATAALFSLQSSAQLMVPKEKFTRADTLRGMLTPLRICYDINYYHLDVKFNIDQKFISGSNLFKFTATQNFTKLQFDLFDNLKVEKVLYKGHEVSFTREFNAVFVTFPQTIKKGSHDEFTVYYSGNPTVAKHAPWDGGVIYTTDSLSHAWVATACQGMGASVWWPTKDHQSDEVDSMLISISVPKGLTDVSNGRLRKKTELPDGYTKFDWFVSNPINNYDVAANIADYTHFGDTYAGEKGKLTLDYWVLSYNLEKARKQFNENVPRMLKAFEYWFGPYPWYEDGYKLVETPHLGMEHQSAVAYGNKYHNGYLGRDLSGTGIGLKWDYIIVHESGHEWFGNNITSKDIADMWIHEGFTDYSESLFIETYYGKQVGQEYTYGLRKGIRNTEPIIGPYNVNKEGSGDMYNKGNNLLNTVRSIINNDEKWRQILRGLSKTFYHQTVTTPQIVNYINQQAGMNLTTVFDQYLRYPKIPTLEVKFENGKAYAKWIADVNSFNMPAKVRVKGGEYKLIHPTTTFSTIDLAAANKDNLEIDTFDYYIDVKID from the coding sequence ATGAAACTAAAAACCATATTTTTCGGAGCAGCTACGGCTGCTCTTTTTTCGTTACAATCCAGTGCCCAATTGATGGTGCCTAAAGAAAAGTTTACCCGTGCCGATACACTGCGCGGTATGCTCACTCCATTGCGCATTTGCTATGATATTAACTATTACCACCTGGATGTTAAATTTAACATCGATCAGAAATTTATCAGCGGTAGCAATTTATTCAAGTTTACAGCAACTCAAAATTTCACTAAGTTACAATTTGATTTATTTGACAACCTTAAAGTAGAAAAAGTACTGTACAAAGGCCATGAGGTATCTTTTACCCGAGAGTTCAATGCTGTTTTTGTTACTTTTCCACAAACTATAAAAAAGGGTAGTCATGATGAGTTTACCGTGTACTATTCCGGCAACCCTACTGTTGCCAAACATGCTCCTTGGGATGGTGGCGTGATTTACACCACCGATTCATTAAGTCATGCTTGGGTAGCTACAGCTTGCCAAGGTATGGGTGCTAGCGTTTGGTGGCCTACTAAAGACCATCAGTCTGACGAAGTAGATAGTATGCTGATCAGCATCAGCGTACCAAAAGGACTTACTGATGTATCAAACGGACGTTTACGTAAAAAAACAGAATTACCTGATGGTTATACAAAATTTGACTGGTTTGTAAGTAACCCCATCAATAACTACGACGTTGCAGCTAATATTGCCGACTATACCCACTTTGGTGATACCTATGCTGGCGAAAAAGGCAAGCTAACTTTAGACTATTGGGTACTCAGCTACAACTTGGAGAAAGCGCGCAAGCAGTTTAATGAAAATGTACCACGCATGCTTAAAGCATTTGAATACTGGTTTGGCCCCTACCCTTGGTATGAGGATGGATATAAATTAGTAGAAACACCACACTTAGGTATGGAACACCAAAGCGCTGTTGCTTATGGTAATAAATACCATAATGGCTACCTGGGCCGTGATTTATCAGGTACAGGCATTGGTTTAAAGTGGGATTACATTATTGTGCACGAAAGCGGCCATGAATGGTTCGGTAACAACATCACCTCAAAAGATATTGCTGATATGTGGATACATGAGGGCTTTACTGATTATTCAGAATCGTTGTTTATTGAAACTTATTATGGTAAACAAGTTGGTCAAGAGTATACCTATGGGCTAAGAAAAGGTATCCGGAACACTGAGCCTATTATCGGCCCTTATAATGTAAATAAAGAAGGTTCGGGCGATATGTACAACAAAGGCAATAACCTGTTGAATACCGTACGCAGCATTATTAATAATGATGAAAAGTGGCGGCAGATACTACGTGGCTTGAGCAAAACCTTCTATCATCAAACTGTTACCACGCCACAAATCGTAAACTACATTAACCAGCAAGCAGGCATGAACCTAACGACTGTATTCGACCAATATTTGCGCTATCCTAAAATACCTACGCTTGAAGTTAAGTTTGAAAACGGCAAAGCTTACGCAAAATGGATAGCTGATGTAAATAGTTTTAATATGCCTGCTAAAGTACGTGTTAAAGGCGGCGAATATAAACTTATACACCCTACTACCACTTTTAGCACCATTGATTTAGCTGCCGCTAATAAAGATAATTTAGAGATAGATACTTTTGATTATTACATTGATGTAAAGATCGATTGA